From the Hyphomicrobium sp. ghe19 genome, one window contains:
- a CDS encoding efflux RND transporter periplasmic adaptor subunit codes for MRLWKIIGLVLLVAAGSAAYVHRQEIEKVIASLEQPAAAPPQAGFVMPVPVSPVVKRPVSIYLEYPARTESIRDITLQARVSGYVQKQNVPDGADVAAGDLLYVIDPRDYQAALDRAKAQKQRDIAAREYASSSLERGSELTKSGWLAKDTFDQRSSSLRQADAAITIDDAAIREAELNLEYTEIRAPFAGRLGKNQAAIGALINVAGAALNTLVQIDPIYVTFNPSEADLAAIQKVHASGATAAEIFVPGNDKAKHKGTITFIDNTVDRLTGTLTARATIANADRALLPGQYVRIRIHAGEDPNALMVPQTALGSSQLGKYVYVVGEKNMAEQKLVTTGPTDGDLISVVGVTEKDLIITGNLQKIGPGSPVQPLTAPPPQAGEKRTVTTGAVN; via the coding sequence ATGCGCCTTTGGAAGATCATTGGCTTGGTTTTGCTGGTTGCCGCCGGCAGTGCGGCCTACGTTCACCGGCAAGAAATCGAGAAGGTCATCGCCTCTCTCGAGCAGCCGGCGGCCGCGCCGCCTCAGGCCGGCTTCGTCATGCCCGTACCCGTCTCGCCTGTCGTCAAACGCCCGGTGAGTATTTATCTCGAATATCCGGCGCGGACGGAGTCCATTCGTGACATCACGCTGCAGGCGCGGGTTTCAGGCTACGTCCAGAAACAGAATGTTCCCGACGGCGCGGACGTCGCCGCCGGCGACCTTCTGTACGTGATCGATCCGCGAGATTATCAAGCGGCGCTCGATCGCGCGAAAGCTCAAAAGCAGCGCGATATCGCCGCCCGAGAATACGCCAGCTCCAGTCTCGAGCGTGGGTCGGAACTCACCAAAAGCGGGTGGCTCGCCAAGGATACTTTCGATCAGCGATCAAGTTCGCTGCGCCAGGCCGACGCCGCCATAACGATTGACGATGCCGCCATCCGGGAGGCCGAGCTCAATCTCGAATATACCGAAATTCGTGCACCGTTCGCTGGACGGCTGGGCAAGAACCAAGCGGCGATCGGCGCGCTCATCAACGTTGCAGGTGCGGCCCTCAATACGCTGGTCCAGATCGATCCCATTTACGTGACGTTCAATCCGAGCGAGGCGGATCTCGCCGCCATCCAGAAAGTACATGCTAGCGGTGCAACGGCGGCCGAAATCTTCGTTCCCGGGAACGACAAGGCGAAGCACAAAGGCACGATCACGTTCATCGACAACACCGTCGACCGGCTGACGGGGACGCTCACGGCCCGCGCCACCATTGCCAACGCCGATCGCGCGCTCTTACCAGGGCAATACGTTCGCATCCGCATTCATGCCGGTGAGGACCCCAATGCTCTGATGGTGCCGCAGACCGCGCTCGGCTCGAGCCAGCTCGGAAAGTATGTCTACGTGGTCGGCGAAAAGAACATGGCGGAGCAGAAACTGGTGACGACAGGCCCGACGGACGGGGATCTCATCAGCGTGGTCGGCGTGACAGAGAAAGATCTCATCATCACTGGAAATCTGCAAAAGATCGGGCCTGGATCTCCGGTGCAGCCTCTCACGGCTCCTCCGCCACAGGCCGGCGAGAAGCGCACCGTCACGACCGGCGCCGTCAATTAG
- the bcsS gene encoding cellulose biosynthesis protein BcsS, translating to MKKLFAVMACGAAMPAMVAPALADGPFSLKDTPVQVEAPSWSGVYFGVSGGYGHNHSKNNYHDSDDTTSSKNEFADGGLVSLIYGIDRQVGSRFVVGAFADFSVSELNRGNEDIHNAMTIDRSWAIGARAGVLVNERTLVYATGGYTQAHFSNDGWWDIDTDDTTAHGKGGQNFGGYFVGGGVERQISDNFYLRGEARYSDFSGRITNSGTVDGVDYVDREVPSIWTVQAGLVYKLDRSKVLNPDPITEDRGPKVITYSGIDAANDAVAYYGGTVFGLSGDLYKNGFLLRTQGIIADYNYKAGEPDNSTVDADDRSLDIMLGYQWVFSNWSAIAYLGYEVRNVHLSPFDPNNDVRGGADGFKVAVELETDDESPLYGSLEGSYSTAFNSYYAEARVGYNAKTFIIGPESSVYSDEGDLATRVGAFATIPFHLWWSGLPAKLTFNVGQQFVNNSGETRAGGEGAYGGSMLRVDF from the coding sequence ATGAAGAAACTTTTTGCGGTGATGGCGTGCGGCGCGGCGATGCCTGCGATGGTCGCACCCGCGCTCGCCGATGGACCTTTCTCTTTGAAGGACACGCCAGTTCAGGTCGAAGCGCCGAGCTGGTCGGGAGTATATTTCGGAGTGAGCGGCGGCTACGGGCACAACCACTCGAAAAACAACTATCACGATAGCGACGACACGACCTCGTCCAAGAACGAGTTCGCCGACGGCGGACTGGTCTCGCTGATTTACGGCATCGACCGGCAGGTGGGCAGCCGCTTCGTTGTCGGCGCCTTCGCCGACTTCTCGGTCTCCGAATTGAATCGCGGCAACGAAGACATTCATAACGCGATGACGATTGATCGCTCATGGGCGATCGGCGCGCGCGCTGGCGTTCTGGTCAACGAGCGGACGCTGGTCTACGCGACGGGTGGTTACACACAGGCTCACTTCTCCAACGATGGATGGTGGGACATCGACACCGACGACACGACGGCCCACGGCAAGGGCGGCCAGAACTTCGGCGGCTACTTTGTTGGCGGCGGCGTTGAGCGGCAGATTTCCGATAACTTCTATCTGCGCGGCGAGGCGCGTTATTCGGATTTCTCAGGCAGGATCACGAATAGTGGCACCGTTGACGGGGTAGATTACGTAGACCGCGAAGTCCCCTCGATTTGGACGGTGCAGGCAGGGCTCGTCTATAAGCTCGACCGTTCGAAAGTTTTGAACCCCGACCCGATCACGGAAGATCGCGGCCCGAAGGTCATTACCTACAGCGGCATCGACGCAGCGAATGACGCGGTTGCTTACTACGGCGGCACGGTCTTCGGTTTGAGCGGCGATCTTTACAAGAACGGCTTCCTGCTTCGCACGCAGGGCATCATCGCCGATTACAACTACAAGGCGGGTGAGCCTGACAATTCAACAGTCGATGCGGACGACCGGTCGCTGGACATCATGCTCGGCTATCAGTGGGTCTTCTCCAACTGGAGCGCCATTGCCTACCTCGGCTATGAGGTCCGCAATGTTCACCTGTCGCCCTTTGACCCGAACAACGACGTCCGCGGTGGCGCCGATGGTTTCAAAGTCGCTGTAGAACTCGAAACCGATGACGAAAGCCCGCTGTACGGAAGCTTGGAAGGCAGCTACTCGACCGCCTTCAATTCCTACTACGCGGAAGCTCGCGTGGGCTACAACGCGAAGACGTTCATCATCGGGCCTGAAAGCTCCGTTTACAGTGACGAGGGTGATCTCGCGACGCGCGTCGGAGCATTCGCAACGATCCCGTTCCATCTCTGGTGGAGTGGTCTGCCGGCCAAGTTGACCTTCAACGTCGGCCAGCAGTTCGTGAACAACAGCGGCGAAACGAGAGCCGGCGGCGAAGGTGCTTACGGTGGTTCGATGCTGCGCGTCGACTTCTGA
- a CDS encoding efflux RND transporter permease subunit yields MVNFFIHRPIFASAIAVIMVLAGTICYFLLPVSQLPDVTPPQVVVSAIYPGASAQVVADTVTTPLEQQINGVEGMTYMSSSSSNDGSSNITITFDVGYPLSIAAVDVQNRVAEAASSLPPIVNQAGISIRKQNPNFVLIVNLTSPDQSVDPVTLSNYAYLQIVDPLKRLAGVGDVQIFGERRYSMRLWLDPDKLSQLGITAVDVQNAVAEQNIQVAAGKIGQSPAPPGTPFEMQVNATGRLSNPEEFGNIVVRSNPSTGAIVRLRDVARIELGALQYSSSAFFGKDPSVVLAVFQMPGSNALDLQERVLTKMDELSKRFPKGIAYGMHYDTTRFVSAAMHDVVFTLLEALILVVLVVYIFLQSWRTTIIPTIAIPVSLIATLVIMHALGFSLNMLSLLGMVLAIGLVVDDAIVVVENVERQLENGLKPMAAALKAMSEVTGPIIATTGVLMAVFIPVAFIPGVSGRLYNQFALTVAISVGLSAFNSLTLSPALAAVFLRHRGPPSFVLFRWFNAGFDRISHGYAHLVRFMIRIRWVMLFLFTAVLGATYLLSQRIPSTFLPVEDQGYFFVVVQLPDGASLERTDAVAKKVRDILENTPGVDIVGSISGLNFLTNAAQSNSAVEFAILKPWNERPPEQSASSLVQAVRGQLLMIPEAVVLSFDPPSIPGLGTTGGFEFQVEDLTGRGSAALNDATQALIAEARKQPELDAQQLFTSFSTSTPQFNYDLDRSKAKLLGLNLPDVFNTLQIYLGSLYVNDFNLFGRTFRVTLQADTNARADPSSLSRLYVRNATGGMVPLSTLGTLKPIVGPETVPHYNNYASALINGGPAPGYSTGQAIQAMERAAATALPRDFSYEWTGITFQELKAGSIALVVFALASVFVFLILAAQYESWSMPFMVLLAVPLALFGALLALWVRGLQIDVYSQIGFVMLIGLSAKNAILIVEFAKRRRLEGLSIVDAAMEAARLRLRPILMTAFAFILGVVPLMIASGAGAASRQSIGTTVFGGMLAATLLTLLFVPVFYAVIEEWREGRDAHTSGKVDTSGSDASHPAAAE; encoded by the coding sequence ATGGTCAACTTCTTCATCCACCGGCCCATCTTCGCCTCGGCGATCGCCGTCATCATGGTTCTGGCAGGGACCATTTGCTATTTCCTGCTGCCCGTTTCGCAACTTCCTGACGTCACGCCGCCGCAAGTCGTGGTGAGCGCGATTTATCCGGGCGCCAGCGCCCAGGTTGTTGCGGATACGGTCACGACGCCGCTCGAACAGCAGATCAACGGCGTCGAAGGCATGACGTACATGTCGTCGTCGAGTTCCAACGACGGCTCGTCCAACATCACGATCACATTCGATGTCGGCTATCCGCTCAGCATTGCGGCCGTCGACGTGCAGAACCGTGTGGCGGAAGCCGCATCGTCGTTGCCGCCTATCGTCAACCAAGCCGGCATCTCGATCAGGAAACAAAACCCGAATTTCGTTTTGATCGTCAATTTGACGTCGCCGGATCAATCCGTCGATCCGGTGACGCTCAGCAATTACGCCTACCTTCAAATCGTCGATCCGTTGAAGCGGCTGGCGGGCGTCGGCGACGTACAGATCTTCGGCGAACGGCGCTATTCGATGCGGCTGTGGCTCGATCCTGACAAGCTGTCCCAGCTCGGGATCACGGCAGTCGACGTTCAGAACGCGGTCGCGGAGCAAAACATTCAGGTCGCGGCCGGAAAGATCGGTCAGTCGCCGGCGCCGCCGGGGACGCCGTTCGAGATGCAGGTCAACGCGACCGGGCGCCTGAGCAATCCGGAAGAATTCGGAAATATCGTCGTACGCTCCAATCCGTCGACTGGCGCCATCGTGCGCCTTCGGGATGTCGCCCGCATCGAGCTTGGGGCGCTCCAGTACTCGTCGTCGGCATTTTTCGGCAAAGACCCTTCGGTCGTGCTTGCCGTATTTCAGATGCCCGGATCGAACGCGCTGGATCTGCAGGAGCGCGTGCTGACCAAGATGGACGAGCTGTCGAAGCGGTTCCCCAAGGGCATCGCCTACGGCATGCATTATGACACAACCCGCTTTGTTTCAGCGGCCATGCATGACGTGGTTTTCACGCTGCTCGAGGCGCTGATCCTGGTCGTTCTCGTTGTATACATCTTTCTTCAAAGCTGGCGCACGACGATCATTCCGACGATTGCCATACCGGTTTCGCTGATTGCGACGCTCGTCATTATGCACGCGCTCGGATTCTCGCTGAACATGCTCAGTCTTCTCGGCATGGTGCTGGCGATCGGCCTTGTCGTCGATGACGCCATCGTGGTTGTCGAGAACGTCGAGCGGCAGCTGGAAAACGGTCTCAAGCCCATGGCTGCGGCTTTGAAAGCCATGTCGGAAGTGACGGGTCCGATCATCGCGACGACCGGCGTTCTCATGGCCGTGTTCATTCCGGTGGCATTTATCCCGGGCGTCTCGGGCCGTCTCTATAATCAGTTCGCGCTGACTGTCGCGATTTCGGTCGGACTATCGGCTTTCAACTCGTTGACACTCAGCCCGGCGCTGGCCGCGGTCTTCCTTCGCCATCGCGGGCCGCCATCGTTCGTGCTCTTTCGCTGGTTCAACGCCGGCTTCGACAGGATCTCGCACGGATACGCTCACCTGGTTCGCTTCATGATACGCATCCGCTGGGTGATGCTCTTCCTTTTCACGGCCGTGCTCGGTGCCACGTATCTGCTCTCCCAGCGCATTCCTTCGACATTTTTGCCCGTTGAAGACCAGGGATACTTTTTCGTCGTCGTGCAACTACCGGACGGAGCATCGCTCGAACGAACCGATGCTGTCGCCAAGAAGGTCAGAGACATTCTGGAAAACACTCCGGGTGTCGATATCGTCGGCTCGATCAGCGGCCTCAACTTCCTGACGAACGCGGCGCAATCGAACTCCGCCGTCGAATTCGCCATTCTCAAACCGTGGAACGAGCGGCCGCCGGAGCAAAGCGCGTCGAGTCTCGTGCAGGCGGTTCGCGGGCAGTTGCTCATGATCCCTGAGGCGGTCGTGCTCAGTTTCGACCCGCCGTCGATACCGGGCCTCGGAACGACGGGCGGATTTGAATTCCAGGTCGAAGATCTGACGGGCCGCGGCAGTGCTGCTCTCAACGACGCGACACAGGCGCTGATTGCAGAAGCTCGGAAGCAACCGGAGCTGGATGCGCAGCAGCTCTTCACGTCGTTTTCGACCTCGACGCCGCAATTCAACTACGACCTCGATCGCTCGAAGGCGAAACTGCTGGGGCTCAATCTGCCGGACGTATTCAATACGCTGCAGATCTATCTCGGTTCGCTCTATGTGAACGACTTCAACCTTTTCGGGCGCACGTTCCGCGTGACGCTGCAAGCGGACACCAATGCGCGCGCCGATCCGTCGAGCCTCTCGCGGCTCTACGTTCGCAACGCGACGGGCGGAATGGTGCCGCTCAGCACGCTCGGCACGCTGAAGCCGATCGTTGGGCCTGAGACGGTTCCTCATTACAACAACTATGCTTCCGCGCTGATCAACGGCGGCCCCGCGCCGGGCTACAGCACCGGGCAGGCCATTCAGGCGATGGAACGCGCCGCAGCCACGGCTCTGCCGCGCGACTTCAGTTACGAATGGACTGGCATTACATTCCAGGAACTGAAGGCGGGTTCGATTGCCCTCGTCGTCTTTGCGTTGGCCAGCGTGTTCGTCTTTTTGATCCTTGCTGCGCAATACGAAAGCTGGTCGATGCCGTTCATGGTGCTGCTTGCAGTGCCGCTCGCGCTGTTCGGCGCTCTCCTTGCGCTCTGGGTTCGCGGCCTACAAATCGATGTCTATTCGCAGATCGGATTTGTCATGCTCATCGGTCTTTCGGCGAAGAACGCCATTCTGATCGTCGAGTTCGCGAAGAGACGGCGCCTCGAGGGCTTGTCCATCGTCGATGCCGCGATGGAGGCGGCGCGCCTTCGGTTGCGCCCCATATTGATGACCGCATTCGCATTTATTCTCGGCGTCGTTCCGCTCATGATCGCAAGTGGGGCGGGTGCTGCCAGCCGGCAATCGATCGGAACGACGGTCTTCGGCGGAATGCTGGCTGCAACGCTTCTTACGCTGCTGTTCGTTCCGGTGTTCTATGCGGTCATCGAAGAGTGGCGGGAAGGGCGTGATGCCCACACTTCCGGGAAAGTCGACACATCGGGCAGCGATGCTTCGCATCCGGCTGCCGCCGAATAG